The proteins below come from a single Burkholderia sp. PAMC 26561 genomic window:
- the hmpA gene encoding NO-inducible flavohemoprotein → MLSAEHRAIVKATVPLLETGGEALATHFYGLLMNEHPEVRPYFNQAHQASGAQPRALANGVLMYAKHIDQLEQLGDLVSQIVNKHVALDILPEHYPLVGSCLLRSIREVLGAEIATDAVIEAWAAAYGQLANLLIGLEESMYVERENTPGGWRGTRLFRVAHKVVESDEITSFYLRPDDGGELLAFQPGQYIGVRLVLDGEEVRRNYSLSAAANAREYRISVKREPNGRVSKHLHENLKENDTIELLAPAGDFKLKHTDKPLVLITGGVGITPALAMLEAALETERPVYFIHAARNSGVHAFRDFVDAQAEKHPRLKRFYCYSESRNGDAPAHGTGYLDEARLAKWLPETRDVDAYFLGPLPFMKAMKRTLKALGVPETQTRHEFFGPAAALE, encoded by the coding sequence ATGCTTTCTGCAGAACACCGTGCCATCGTCAAGGCGACCGTCCCGCTTCTTGAAACCGGCGGCGAGGCGCTGGCCACACACTTTTACGGGCTCCTGATGAACGAGCACCCGGAAGTGCGTCCGTATTTCAACCAGGCGCATCAGGCGAGCGGCGCGCAACCGCGCGCACTGGCCAACGGCGTGCTGATGTACGCCAAGCACATCGATCAGCTCGAACAACTCGGCGATCTGGTTTCGCAGATCGTGAATAAACACGTCGCGCTCGACATCCTGCCCGAGCACTATCCGCTGGTTGGCTCTTGTCTGCTTCGATCCATTCGTGAAGTACTCGGCGCAGAGATCGCCACCGATGCCGTGATCGAAGCATGGGCTGCCGCTTACGGCCAACTCGCGAATCTGTTGATCGGTCTTGAGGAATCGATGTACGTCGAGCGTGAAAACACGCCGGGAGGCTGGCGCGGGACGCGCTTGTTCCGCGTCGCGCACAAGGTTGTGGAAAGCGACGAAATCACATCGTTCTATTTGCGCCCGGATGACGGCGGAGAACTGCTCGCCTTCCAGCCAGGCCAATACATTGGCGTGCGACTCGTTCTCGACGGCGAAGAAGTGCGCCGCAATTATTCATTATCGGCAGCGGCAAACGCCCGCGAATATCGCATCAGCGTGAAGCGCGAGCCTAACGGCCGGGTATCGAAGCATCTGCACGAAAATCTCAAGGAGAATGACACCATCGAACTGCTTGCGCCCGCGGGTGACTTCAAGCTGAAGCACACTGACAAACCGCTCGTGCTGATCACGGGCGGCGTTGGCATCACACCCGCGCTTGCAATGCTCGAAGCCGCGCTTGAAACCGAGCGCCCCGTTTATTTCATTCACGCTGCACGCAATAGCGGTGTTCATGCGTTCCGTGATTTCGTCGATGCACAGGCGGAAAAGCATCCGCGATTGAAGCGTTTTTATTGCTATTCCGAATCGCGTAATGGGGATGCGCCGGCCCATGGCACAGGTTATCTCGATGAAGCGCGACTCGCAAAATGGCTGCCGGAAACACGTGATGTAGACGCTTATTTCCTTGGACCGCTACCGTTCATGAAAGCGATGAAACGGACGTTGAAGGCGCTGGGCGTGCCGGAAACGCAGACCCGTCATGAATTTTTCGGGCCGGCAGCGGCGCTCGAATAA
- a CDS encoding DUF4148 domain-containing protein: MKKLALVAVSAAVLVSSTAFAQGLTRAEVRQQLVEAQQNGSEYVTDASYPDVSPGFQSQFANRQESAAAYGGVASGSSVSAPRMPVTGSQGRDACVGPVSFCNIYAGS; this comes from the coding sequence ATGAAGAAACTTGCCCTCGTTGCTGTGTCCGCCGCTGTCCTCGTTTCATCGACCGCTTTCGCCCAGGGACTCACGCGCGCCGAAGTGCGCCAGCAGCTTGTCGAAGCGCAACAAAATGGTTCGGAGTACGTGACGGATGCGTCGTATCCGGACGTCAGCCCCGGCTTTCAAAGTCAGTTTGCCAATCGTCAGGAAAGCGCTGCCGCGTACGGCGGTGTTGCGTCCGGCTCCAGCGTGAGCGCACCGCGCATGCCTGTGACGGGATCGCAAGGACGTGATGCGTGTGTCGGCCCGGTCAGCTTCTGCAATATCTATGCGGGTTCGTAA
- the kynU gene encoding kynureninase, which produces MNHRDDAAALDHNDPLAALREQFALHDGVIYLDGNSLGVPPKAAASRAAEIIANEWGNGLIRSWNTAGWFALPKRLGNQLAPLIGAAQDEVVVTDTISSNLFKVLSAALRVANERDPMRRVIVSERSNFPTDLYIAQGLIEQLDRGYELRLVDHASEIPGAIDENTALAMITHVNYRTGAMHDMAALTRIIQDKGALAVWDLAHSAGAVPVDLNGANADYAVGCTYKYLNGGPGSPGFIWVPKRLQDAFSQPLSGWWGHRKPFDMVPEYRPDNGIGRFLCGTQPIISMGLVECGLDVFAQTSMAALRRKSLALSDLFIDLVETRCSKFPLQLVTPRTHAERGSQASFEHPHGYEVMQALIARNVIGDYREPRILRFGFTPLYTQYVDVWDAVETLRDVLETEAWRAPEYAERGAVT; this is translated from the coding sequence ATGAACCACCGAGACGACGCCGCAGCACTGGACCATAACGACCCGCTAGCCGCCTTGCGCGAACAATTCGCGCTGCATGACGGCGTGATCTACCTGGACGGCAATTCGCTCGGCGTGCCGCCTAAGGCCGCCGCTTCACGCGCAGCGGAAATCATCGCGAATGAATGGGGTAACGGCCTGATCCGCTCGTGGAATACGGCAGGATGGTTCGCTTTACCCAAGCGACTTGGCAACCAACTTGCGCCGCTGATCGGCGCTGCGCAAGACGAAGTGGTCGTGACCGACACCATTTCCAGCAATCTCTTCAAGGTGCTCTCGGCTGCTTTGCGCGTGGCAAACGAGCGCGATCCCATGCGTCGCGTGATCGTTTCGGAACGCTCGAATTTCCCTACGGATCTCTACATTGCGCAGGGTTTGATCGAACAGCTGGATCGCGGTTACGAATTGCGACTGGTCGATCATGCGTCGGAAATACCCGGCGCCATCGACGAAAACACGGCCCTCGCAATGATCACGCACGTGAACTATCGCACCGGCGCCATGCACGACATGGCCGCGCTCACGCGCATCATTCAAGACAAAGGCGCGCTCGCCGTCTGGGATCTCGCGCATTCGGCAGGCGCCGTTCCGGTCGACCTGAACGGTGCGAACGCGGATTATGCAGTCGGCTGCACCTATAAATACCTGAACGGCGGACCCGGATCGCCCGGCTTCATCTGGGTGCCAAAGCGTCTCCAGGATGCGTTCTCACAGCCGCTTTCCGGATGGTGGGGCCACAGGAAACCGTTCGATATGGTTCCCGAATACCGGCCGGATAATGGCATCGGCCGCTTCCTGTGCGGCACGCAACCCATCATTTCAATGGGACTCGTTGAATGCGGCCTCGACGTCTTCGCGCAAACCAGCATGGCCGCGCTGCGCCGCAAGTCGCTCGCGCTAAGCGATCTGTTTATCGATCTCGTCGAGACGCGGTGCAGCAAGTTTCCGTTGCAGCTCGTGACGCCGCGCACGCATGCCGAGCGCGGATCGCAGGCGAGCTTCGAACATCCGCACGGTTATGAAGTCATGCAGGCGTTGATCGCGCGGAATGTAATCGGCGATTATCGCGAGCCGCGCATCTTGCGTTTTGGCTTTACGCCGCTTTATACGCAATACGTCGATGTGTGGGACGCCGTGGAGACCTTGCGCGATGTGCTGGAAACCGAGGCCTGGCGCGCACCCGAATATGCGGAACGCGGCGCGGTGACCTGA
- a CDS encoding YncE family protein: protein MKKSHVFCAVLSAVSSLAFAGQAPGLASAPDMAISHHDRVYAAEQFSNTVSVTDPVDNKLVGVIRLGDPSPGNFSPLYKGQVLVHGMGFSPDHKTIAVVSIGSNSVSFIDTQTNAVKHVTYVGRAPHEAFFTPDGNEVWVTVRGENYVSVLDGHTYEEKTRIITPAGPGMQIFSPDGKYGYVCSSFNPEVDVVSVANHKIVGKVTQVSPFCPNIAATPDGKQVWFTLKDTGKTQVFDARPPFATLKVIDTGPITNHVNIVHNANGTFAYVTVGGLNQVKVFRTDDFSQVATIDVGKLPHGIWPSGDGTRVYVGLENADAMAAIDTLTNKVIATVPIGQAPQAVAYVPDAVPEGDGTQNTQPLGLAGETAHLNMVAVGGGNASGGAPTSVALFDQGLLQVLQASATGLEPKSPYVLGLSDNPDGSGKIESLAKFMTNPAGSAIVNAIGQIRQVVVPGANTASDKRRYLVIAPQTSGVPGAAVQVQAL from the coding sequence ATGAAAAAATCCCATGTGTTCTGCGCGGTATTGAGCGCTGTTTCATCGCTTGCGTTTGCAGGCCAGGCGCCCGGACTTGCGTCCGCGCCCGACATGGCGATCAGCCATCACGATCGCGTTTATGCCGCCGAGCAATTCTCCAATACCGTCTCGGTCACCGATCCCGTCGACAACAAACTGGTCGGCGTGATCCGTCTGGGCGATCCGTCGCCGGGCAATTTCAGCCCCTTGTACAAAGGGCAGGTGCTTGTGCACGGCATGGGCTTTTCGCCCGATCACAAGACGATCGCGGTGGTGTCTATCGGCTCGAATTCGGTTTCGTTCATCGATACCCAGACGAACGCGGTCAAGCACGTGACCTATGTCGGCCGAGCGCCGCATGAAGCGTTCTTTACGCCGGATGGCAACGAAGTCTGGGTGACAGTGCGCGGCGAAAACTATGTGTCCGTCCTGGATGGACATACCTACGAGGAGAAGACCCGCATCATTACGCCGGCGGGTCCGGGCATGCAGATCTTCTCGCCCGATGGCAAATACGGTTATGTTTGTTCATCGTTCAATCCGGAAGTCGATGTCGTCTCCGTGGCGAATCACAAGATTGTCGGCAAGGTCACGCAGGTGAGCCCGTTCTGCCCGAACATCGCGGCGACGCCCGATGGCAAGCAAGTCTGGTTCACGTTGAAAGATACCGGCAAGACGCAGGTGTTCGATGCCCGCCCGCCGTTCGCCACGCTCAAGGTGATCGATACAGGTCCGATCACCAATCACGTGAACATCGTCCATAACGCCAACGGCACGTTCGCCTATGTGACGGTCGGCGGATTGAATCAGGTGAAGGTGTTCCGCACCGATGACTTCTCGCAGGTCGCGACTATTGATGTCGGTAAGCTGCCGCACGGCATCTGGCCATCGGGCGATGGCACCCGTGTCTACGTTGGACTGGAAAACGCCGACGCCATGGCTGCAATCGATACGCTGACGAACAAGGTCATCGCGACCGTTCCAATCGGACAGGCGCCGCAAGCGGTTGCATACGTGCCTGACGCGGTGCCTGAAGGCGATGGTACGCAGAATACGCAACCGCTCGGGCTTGCAGGCGAAACCGCGCACTTGAACATGGTGGCGGTGGGTGGTGGCAATGCAAGCGGTGGTGCGCCAACCAGCGTTGCACTCTTCGACCAGGGCCTGCTGCAAGTGTTGCAGGCGTCGGCGACGGGCCTGGAGCCCAAGTCGCCCTACGTGCTGGGACTCTCCGATAACCCCGATGGCAGCGGCAAGATCGAATCGCTTGCGAAGTTCATGACGAATCCAGCGGGGTCTGCGATCGTCAACGCTATTGGCCAGATCAGGCAAGTGGTCGTGCCTGGCGCCAACACCGCCAGCGACAAACGGCGTTATCTGGTGATCGCCCCGCAGACCTCGGGCGTGCCGGGAGCAGCGGTGCAAGTGCAGGCCCTTTAA
- a CDS encoding DUF305 domain-containing protein: MALGLGVLPAHAADTSQTSAEAPFLAENDKAMTRMMEAMTIKPSGDVDHDFVGMMLPHHQGAIDMAQAELRYGHNEQLRRIAQEIVVEQQQEIIAMRLALGQPLPPSAPAPDQGQAPASTVSPTTMTMPMPSSMRMPSSMRMQQESK; encoded by the coding sequence ATGGCCCTGGGACTGGGAGTCCTGCCCGCGCATGCCGCTGATACGTCACAGACAAGCGCCGAAGCGCCATTTCTCGCCGAGAACGACAAAGCAATGACACGCATGATGGAAGCCATGACGATCAAGCCGAGCGGCGACGTCGATCACGATTTCGTGGGCATGATGCTGCCGCATCACCAGGGCGCCATCGACATGGCGCAGGCGGAATTGCGCTATGGGCACAACGAGCAGCTACGACGCATCGCGCAGGAAATCGTCGTTGAGCAGCAGCAGGAAATCATCGCAATGCGCCTTGCATTGGGCCAGCCATTGCCGCCTTCGGCGCCTGCGCCGGATCAAGGGCAAGCACCGGCTTCAACCGTTTCACCCACAACAATGACCATGCCCATGCCGTCGTCCATGCGCATGCCGTCGTCCATGCGCATGCAACAGGAGTCGAAATGA
- a CDS encoding c-type cytochrome, whose protein sequence is MMIKQLVSAIALTFSLPMLAHAAAPTDDPLVARGAYLAKAGDCVACHSAPKGKPFAGGLPMTTPMGKIYTTNITPDPQTGIGNWTEEDFDKAVRQGVSKDGHNLYPAMPYPSYTKVRDDDVKALYAYFMKGVAPVNQANRAPDIPFPLNMRWPLKFWNMVFLDKGVYRDKDGKDVAWNRGAYLIQGLGHCGSCHTPRGIAFQEKALDESGGAWLTGGVLDGWFASNLTGEHNVGLGRWSDADLTQFLKTGANAHATAFGSMTDVINHSTQGMNDQDLAAMSTYLKSLPPAGGTNATAYAYDAKATTALLAHPANDAGAKVYTAYCMHCHGVDGKAFAPLLAPLAGNPNLMEKDASSLINVTLNGTQDLVIQGIPAAYPMPRYAPVLSDQQIADVLTFIRAGWNNGAPAVAPADVAKLRKSTQAAQ, encoded by the coding sequence ATGATGATCAAACAACTCGTTTCTGCGATCGCCCTCACCTTCAGCTTGCCCATGCTTGCGCATGCTGCTGCGCCGACAGACGACCCGCTTGTCGCCCGTGGTGCGTATCTCGCGAAAGCCGGCGATTGCGTGGCTTGCCATTCCGCGCCCAAGGGCAAACCGTTCGCCGGCGGCCTGCCCATGACCACGCCCATGGGGAAGATCTACACGACCAACATCACACCGGACCCGCAGACGGGCATAGGCAACTGGACCGAGGAGGATTTCGACAAGGCGGTGCGTCAGGGGGTATCGAAGGACGGACACAATCTTTATCCGGCGATGCCCTATCCGTCCTACACCAAGGTTCGCGATGACGACGTCAAGGCGCTCTACGCCTACTTCATGAAGGGCGTGGCGCCGGTCAACCAGGCAAATCGTGCGCCGGATATTCCGTTCCCGCTCAACATGCGCTGGCCGCTCAAATTCTGGAACATGGTGTTCCTCGATAAAGGCGTTTATCGCGACAAGGACGGGAAAGACGTTGCGTGGAATCGCGGTGCGTACCTGATCCAGGGACTCGGGCATTGCGGCTCATGCCATACGCCTCGCGGTATTGCGTTCCAGGAGAAGGCGCTCGATGAAAGCGGTGGCGCATGGCTTACGGGCGGCGTGCTGGACGGCTGGTTTGCATCGAACCTGACTGGCGAGCATAACGTCGGTCTGGGGCGCTGGTCGGATGCGGACCTGACCCAGTTCCTGAAGACCGGAGCGAACGCGCATGCAACGGCGTTCGGGTCCATGACCGACGTGATCAACCACAGCACGCAAGGCATGAACGATCAGGATCTGGCCGCCATGTCCACCTACCTGAAGTCGTTGCCGCCAGCGGGTGGCACCAACGCGACCGCTTACGCATACGATGCGAAGGCGACCACGGCGCTCCTCGCGCATCCCGCCAACGATGCCGGCGCGAAGGTCTACACCGCCTACTGCATGCATTGTCATGGCGTGGACGGCAAGGCGTTCGCCCCGCTGCTCGCACCGCTTGCGGGTAATCCGAACCTGATGGAGAAGGATGCTTCGTCGTTGATCAACGTCACGCTGAACGGCACGCAGGATCTCGTGATCCAGGGCATTCCGGCCGCGTACCCGATGCCCAGGTACGCACCGGTCCTCAGCGATCAGCAAATCGCCGATGTGCTGACTTTCATTCGCGCGGGCTGGAACAACGGCGCGCCTGCCGTTGCACCGGCTGATGTTGCGAAGCTGAGAAAATCGACGCAAGCTGCGCAGTAA
- a CDS encoding ArgE/DapE family deacylase, with protein MTHSALAATLMARVDSQFDLEVAFLSALVQKPSDNPPGDCADHAEMAAKWLEQMGFKVERHAVPANDVHRNGMISATNLVIRHRFGAGPVIALNAHGDVVPPGDGWTAEPYGAEIRDGFMYGRGAAVSKSDFATYAFALKALIDSGAALAGTIELHLTYDEETGGLIGPGWLLKQGIVKPDYAICAGFSYAITTAHNGAIHLEVTVRGKSAHAARPDTGHDALEAATAVLNALYAHRAQLRDIRSNTPGIEHPTLVVGLIKGGINTNVVPDKVTLRLDRRVVPEENTQDVLRELKSVILASAKDLPGIDVDIEEVLVTSPLRSLDGAEHLSQALQRAARVTLQRDIPTEGVPLYTDARLYCEAGVPTVIYGAGPRTLLEANGHRADERVALDDLKIATKTIAIALGDLLYPGQESLSSN; from the coding sequence ATGACCCATTCCGCCCTTGCCGCAACCTTGATGGCCCGCGTCGACAGCCAGTTCGACCTGGAAGTCGCGTTCCTTTCCGCGCTCGTGCAAAAACCATCGGACAATCCGCCGGGCGACTGCGCGGACCACGCCGAGATGGCCGCGAAATGGCTCGAGCAGATGGGCTTCAAGGTTGAGCGCCACGCAGTTCCCGCAAACGACGTCCACCGCAACGGCATGATCAGCGCAACGAACCTCGTGATTCGTCATCGCTTCGGCGCGGGACCTGTGATTGCGCTGAACGCGCATGGTGATGTCGTCCCGCCGGGCGATGGCTGGACCGCCGAGCCTTATGGAGCCGAGATCCGCGATGGCTTCATGTACGGGCGTGGTGCGGCGGTATCGAAGTCGGATTTTGCGACTTATGCGTTCGCGCTGAAAGCGTTGATCGACAGCGGCGCGGCGCTGGCAGGCACCATCGAGCTGCATCTGACTTACGATGAGGAAACCGGCGGCCTGATAGGACCCGGATGGCTTCTGAAGCAGGGCATAGTCAAGCCGGATTACGCGATTTGCGCCGGCTTTTCATACGCGATCACGACCGCGCACAATGGGGCAATCCACCTCGAAGTCACCGTGCGCGGCAAGTCGGCGCACGCCGCACGTCCTGATACGGGGCATGACGCGCTGGAAGCCGCGACGGCGGTGCTCAATGCGCTCTATGCACATCGCGCGCAATTGCGTGATATCCGCTCGAATACGCCGGGCATCGAACATCCGACGCTGGTGGTCGGCCTGATCAAGGGCGGCATCAACACGAACGTAGTGCCCGACAAAGTCACACTTCGGCTTGATCGCCGCGTAGTTCCCGAAGAAAACACGCAAGACGTGCTGCGCGAGCTCAAGTCAGTGATCCTGGCCTCGGCGAAAGATTTGCCGGGGATCGACGTGGATATCGAGGAAGTGCTCGTCACTTCTCCGCTGCGTTCACTCGATGGCGCCGAGCACCTGTCGCAAGCTCTGCAACGCGCGGCCCGCGTTACATTGCAGCGCGACATTCCAACCGAAGGCGTTCCCCTTTACACCGATGCCCGCCTGTATTGCGAGGCAGGCGTGCCGACCGTTATTTACGGCGCGGGGCCGCGCACGCTTCTCGAGGCAAATGGACATCGCGCGGATGAACGGGTGGCGCTCGACGACTTGAAGATTGCGACCAAAACCATTGCAATCGCGCTCGGCGATCTGCTCTACCCGGGCCAAGAGTCGCTTTCATCCAATTGA
- a CDS encoding (2Fe-2S)-binding protein — MTTLSINGDSHTVDAPPDMPLLWVLRDLVGLTGTKFGCGIAQCGACTVHLDGVAVRSCVLPIAAVGNRKVTTIEAVSATPAGKKVQDAWVALDVVQCGYCQSGQVMSAASLIASNPDPSDAEIDAAMAGNICRCGTYNRIRAAVKHAAKGA, encoded by the coding sequence ATGACCACCCTTTCCATAAACGGCGACTCTCATACGGTCGATGCCCCACCCGACATGCCCTTGCTCTGGGTGCTTCGCGATCTCGTGGGTCTCACAGGTACAAAATTCGGCTGCGGCATCGCGCAATGCGGCGCATGCACGGTCCATCTCGACGGCGTGGCCGTGCGCTCGTGCGTGCTGCCGATTGCGGCCGTGGGAAACCGCAAGGTCACGACCATTGAAGCGGTCAGCGCCACGCCCGCCGGCAAGAAAGTGCAGGACGCATGGGTTGCGCTGGATGTCGTGCAGTGCGGTTACTGCCAGTCGGGTCAGGTCATGTCGGCAGCCTCGCTGATTGCCTCGAACCCCGATCCGTCCGATGCCGAAATAGACGCCGCCATGGCCGGCAACATCTGCCGCTGTGGAACCTATAACCGCATTCGCGCCGCCGTCAAGCACGCTGCCAAGGGAGCGTGA
- a CDS encoding xanthine dehydrogenase family protein molybdopterin-binding subunit — MSRGLLEAQNRRAPAGVNRRMFLKLGVSVGAAMGGGLMLGFSLPAASQGEAPKGKSVIGGDANEAPQSGVFEPNAFIQIDATGKVTLVIPKVEMGQGIYTSIPMLIAEELEVPLDSVVIDHAPPNEKLFTDPLLGGQLTGGSTSIRYAWKPMRQAGATARVLLISAAAQQWQVEPATCHAERGEVVHAATSRRIGYGQLVDAASKLPPPQNVTLKDPKDFKIIGTAQKRLDSPEKVDGTAVFGLDVRLPGMVYAAIVNSPVFGGTLVSVDDTNAKKIPGVRQVIRFDNGVAVIGDHTWAAKRGAAALDLKWNEGRGADFSTAKVVQQLADASKKDGAVARKDGDTKKGFSDAKTRVDAVYQQPFLAHATMEPVNCTVSVRADGCDIWVGTQVPTRAVDTAMKITGLSADKITVHNHLLGGGFGRRLETDFIEQALKIGKQVGTPVKVTYTREEDVQHDMYRPYYYDVISAGLDANGKPIAWQHRIVGSSVMARFAPPAFKNGLDPDAVEVSADLPYDLPNQFIDYVRQEPMDIPTAFWRGVGPTRGTFVVESFMDELAAQAKVDPVKYRHDLLGKTPRAQNVLDVAAQKAGWGTASPKGQGRGVSVMHAFGSFFGMVVDVTVDGDGEVAVNRVVCAVDCGMVVNPNTVEAQIQGGIIFGITAALYSEITIKDGRVEQANFTDYRMLRIDQTPPIEVHIVKSSEAPGGIGEPGTAALAPALTNAIYAATGKRLRQLPVGRQLLSA; from the coding sequence ATGTCGCGAGGACTGCTGGAAGCACAAAATCGCCGCGCGCCTGCCGGCGTGAACCGGCGTATGTTTTTAAAACTCGGCGTGTCGGTTGGCGCGGCAATGGGCGGTGGCCTGATGCTCGGTTTCAGCCTGCCGGCCGCAAGCCAGGGCGAAGCGCCCAAGGGTAAGTCGGTGATTGGCGGCGATGCCAACGAGGCGCCGCAAAGCGGTGTGTTCGAACCGAACGCATTCATCCAGATCGATGCAACCGGCAAAGTGACGCTGGTGATTCCCAAGGTCGAGATGGGCCAGGGCATCTACACGTCGATCCCCATGTTGATCGCGGAAGAACTCGAAGTGCCGCTTGACAGCGTGGTGATCGATCACGCGCCGCCCAACGAAAAGCTTTTCACGGATCCGTTGCTCGGTGGTCAACTGACCGGCGGCTCGACGTCCATTCGCTACGCGTGGAAGCCCATGCGCCAAGCCGGCGCGACCGCACGCGTGCTGCTGATCTCCGCCGCGGCGCAACAATGGCAGGTCGAACCGGCAACCTGTCATGCGGAACGTGGCGAAGTGGTGCATGCGGCAACCAGCCGGCGCATTGGCTACGGTCAACTGGTGGATGCCGCATCGAAACTTCCGCCACCGCAAAACGTCACTCTCAAGGATCCTAAGGATTTCAAAATAATCGGCACCGCGCAAAAGCGCCTGGATTCGCCGGAGAAGGTTGACGGCACGGCGGTGTTCGGTCTCGATGTCCGCTTGCCCGGCATGGTGTATGCCGCAATCGTGAACAGCCCGGTGTTCGGCGGCACGCTGGTTTCAGTTGACGATACCAACGCGAAAAAGATTCCCGGCGTGCGTCAGGTGATCCGGTTCGACAACGGCGTGGCCGTCATCGGCGACCATACGTGGGCCGCAAAACGCGGCGCCGCTGCGCTCGATCTGAAATGGAACGAAGGCCGCGGTGCAGACTTTTCGACAGCGAAGGTCGTTCAGCAACTCGCGGATGCATCGAAGAAAGACGGCGCCGTCGCTCGCAAGGACGGCGATACCAAGAAGGGTTTCAGCGACGCCAAAACCCGCGTCGACGCCGTGTACCAGCAGCCTTTCCTTGCCCACGCGACCATGGAGCCGGTGAATTGCACGGTGTCCGTGCGTGCCGATGGCTGCGATATCTGGGTCGGCACGCAAGTCCCCACCCGCGCCGTCGATACCGCCATGAAAATCACCGGCCTTTCCGCCGACAAGATCACCGTGCATAACCATCTGCTCGGCGGCGGTTTTGGCCGGCGGCTGGAAACAGACTTCATCGAGCAGGCGTTGAAGATCGGCAAGCAGGTCGGCACGCCCGTGAAGGTCACGTACACGCGCGAGGAGGACGTCCAGCACGACATGTATCGCCCGTATTACTACGACGTGATCTCGGCCGGCCTCGATGCAAACGGAAAACCCATCGCCTGGCAACACAGGATCGTGGGCTCGTCGGTCATGGCGCGGTTCGCACCGCCCGCCTTCAAGAACGGGCTCGACCCGGACGCAGTGGAAGTCTCCGCCGACCTGCCCTACGACTTGCCGAATCAGTTCATCGACTACGTGCGCCAGGAACCCATGGACATTCCCACCGCGTTCTGGCGCGGCGTAGGTCCGACGCGCGGTACCTTCGTAGTCGAAAGTTTCATGGACGAACTCGCGGCTCAGGCCAAGGTCGACCCGGTAAAGTATCGGCATGACCTGCTCGGCAAGACACCGCGCGCGCAGAACGTGCTCGATGTCGCCGCGCAGAAAGCCGGCTGGGGCACCGCGTCGCCGAAGGGTCAGGGCCGGGGTGTATCGGTCATGCACGCGTTCGGCAGCTTCTTCGGCATGGTGGTCGACGTAACCGTGGACGGCGACGGCGAAGTGGCCGTCAATCGCGTGGTATGCGCGGTCGATTGTGGCATGGTCGTGAATCCGAATACGGTGGAAGCGCAGATCCAGGGCGGCATCATCTTCGGCATCACGGCGGCGCTTTATAGCGAGATCACGATCAAGGACGGCCGTGTCGAGCAAGCCAACTTCACCGACTACCGCATGTTGCGGATCGACCAGACACCCCCCATCGAGGTACACATAGTCAAGAGCAGCGAAGCGCCCGGAGGGATCGGCGAACCGGGGACGGCAGCACTCGCCCCCGCGCTGACCAACGCGATCTACGCCGCTACCGGCAAACGTCTGCGGCAGTTGCCCGTGGGCCGTCAACTGCTGAGCGCGTGA
- the msrA gene encoding peptide-methionine (S)-S-oxide reductase MsrA, protein MNVPKQKTLATLRSRGAGLLSAISLGATVLFLSMHVAHSSEAAVVLAPPAVDEPVGATHQETAVLAGGCFWGVQGVFQHVNGVTKVVSGYAGGQASTAQYETVSGGQTGHAESVQITYDPTKVTYGQLLQIYFSVAHDPTELNRQGPDSGTQYRSAIFPANDMQKQVAQTYIAQLNKAHAFPAPIVTRTDGLKGFYPAESYHQNYLTLHPDAPYIAINDLPKVENLKRLYPTYYRDQPVLLKVASE, encoded by the coding sequence ATGAATGTCCCAAAGCAAAAAACCTTGGCCACCCTGCGCTCGCGCGGTGCTGGCTTGCTAAGCGCAATCAGCCTGGGCGCGACCGTCCTGTTCCTTTCAATGCACGTTGCACATTCTTCTGAAGCAGCGGTCGTGTTGGCGCCTCCCGCAGTCGATGAACCCGTGGGCGCCACGCATCAGGAAACCGCTGTCCTGGCTGGCGGCTGCTTTTGGGGCGTGCAGGGCGTGTTCCAGCACGTCAATGGTGTGACGAAAGTAGTTTCCGGGTACGCGGGCGGTCAGGCAAGTACTGCGCAGTATGAGACCGTAAGCGGCGGCCAGACCGGTCATGCTGAGTCGGTGCAGATCACTTACGATCCAACCAAAGTCACATACGGCCAGTTGCTGCAGATCTATTTTTCGGTTGCGCACGATCCGACCGAACTCAACCGGCAAGGCCCGGATAGCGGCACGCAATATCGTTCGGCGATCTTTCCGGCGAACGACATGCAAAAGCAGGTGGCGCAAACCTATATTGCGCAGTTGAACAAAGCGCATGCGTTTCCAGCGCCGATCGTGACGCGAACGGACGGGCTCAAGGGCTTTTATCCGGCCGAGTCTTACCATCAGAATTACCTGACGCTGCACCCGGATGCGCCTTACATTGCGATCAACGATCTGCCCAAGGTCGAAAATCTCAAGCGTTTGTATCCGACGTATTATCGGGACCAGCCGGTGTTGTTGAAGGTGGCATCCGAATAA